From a region of the Vagococcus coleopterorum genome:
- the uvrA gene encoding excinuclease ABC subunit UvrA has product MANDKIVIQGARAHNLKNIDVTIPRDQFVVITGLSGSGKSSLAFDTLYAEGQRRYVESLSAYARQFLGQMDKPDVDSIDGLSPAISIDQKTTSKNPRSTVGTVTEINDYLRLLYARVGHPICPNDGTEISSQSVEQMVDRVLELPERTKLQILAPLVNGKKGQHKKVFETVKREGYVRVRVNGELYDISEVPELDKNKKHTIEIVVDRIVVKEGVRSRLFDSFEAALRLAEGYALVDVIDQEEILFSEHYACPHCGFTVGELEPRLFSFNAPYGACSECDGLSMKLEVDEELVIPDPSLTLREGAFVPWNPITSNYYPQMLEQACKSFKIDMDIPYEKLKPAQKQLLLHGSEGKNFHFHYENDFGGVRDVDVPFEGILNNVQRRYQETSSDYVREQMKLYMTELPCQSCHGYRLNAQALSVKVGGKHIGEVSDYAIANALAFFDQVELSEQEKAIAKPILKEVHDRLSFLENVGLDYLTLSRSSGTLSGGEAQRIRLATQIGSNLSGVLYILDEPSIGLHQRDNDRLIESLKKMRDLGNTLIVVEHDEDTMRAADYLIDIGPGAGAKGGEIIAAGTPEEVEKNPNSLTGQYLSGKKEIAVPKTRRKGNGKKLRITGASENNLQNVSVDFPLGKFVAVTGVSGSGKSTLVNQILKKALAQKLNRNSNKPGKFKKMTGYESIDKMISIDQSPIGRTPRSNPATYTSVFDDIRDLFAQTTEAKVRGYKKGRFSFNVKGGRCEACRGDGIIKIEMHFLPDVYVPCEVCHGKRYNSETLEVHYKGKNIADILEMTCDDAVEFFQHIPKIKRKIQTIVDVGLGYVTLGQPATTLSGGEAQRMKLASELHKRSTGNSFYILDEPTTGLHTDDIARLLEVLDRLVEGGNTVLVIEHNLDVIKTADHLIDLGPEGGSGGGTILATGTPEQLAKVEESYTGHYLKEVLNK; this is encoded by the coding sequence ATGGCAAATGATAAAATAGTCATTCAAGGTGCGCGAGCACATAATTTGAAAAATATAGATGTCACGATTCCTCGTGATCAATTTGTAGTCATTACTGGTTTATCAGGGTCTGGGAAAAGTTCATTAGCTTTTGACACGTTATACGCTGAAGGACAACGTCGTTATGTTGAAAGTTTATCAGCTTATGCTCGTCAGTTTTTAGGTCAAATGGATAAGCCAGATGTCGATAGTATTGATGGATTAAGTCCAGCGATCTCGATCGATCAAAAAACAACGAGTAAAAATCCCCGTTCAACAGTGGGGACTGTTACGGAAATCAATGACTACTTGAGATTATTATACGCTCGTGTTGGTCATCCGATTTGTCCAAATGATGGCACTGAAATTTCAAGTCAGTCAGTTGAACAAATGGTAGATCGAGTTCTTGAATTACCAGAAAGAACCAAGTTACAAATCTTAGCGCCTTTAGTCAATGGTAAAAAAGGGCAGCATAAGAAAGTCTTCGAAACGGTTAAACGTGAAGGTTACGTTCGTGTCCGTGTGAATGGTGAACTATATGACATCTCAGAAGTACCTGAATTAGATAAGAATAAAAAACATACCATTGAAATTGTTGTCGACCGTATCGTTGTCAAAGAGGGCGTTCGTTCTCGTTTATTTGACTCATTTGAAGCGGCCTTAAGATTAGCAGAAGGTTATGCTTTAGTAGATGTGATTGATCAAGAAGAAATCTTGTTTAGTGAACATTACGCTTGTCCACATTGTGGTTTTACAGTTGGTGAATTAGAACCCCGTCTGTTTTCATTCAATGCGCCATATGGAGCCTGTTCTGAATGTGATGGCTTAAGTATGAAGCTAGAAGTAGATGAAGAGTTAGTGATTCCAGATCCAAGTTTAACCTTACGAGAGGGTGCTTTTGTTCCTTGGAATCCAATTACGTCTAATTACTATCCGCAAATGTTAGAACAAGCTTGTAAGAGTTTTAAAATTGATATGGACATACCATACGAAAAATTAAAACCCGCACAAAAACAATTATTATTACATGGGTCAGAAGGTAAAAACTTCCACTTCCATTACGAAAATGACTTTGGTGGCGTTCGTGATGTCGATGTGCCTTTCGAAGGGATTCTAAATAATGTTCAACGCCGTTACCAAGAAACAAGTAGCGACTATGTCCGTGAACAAATGAAATTGTATATGACGGAACTACCTTGTCAAAGTTGTCACGGTTACCGCCTAAATGCTCAAGCTTTATCAGTAAAAGTAGGTGGGAAACATATTGGTGAAGTGAGTGACTATGCCATTGCCAACGCTCTAGCATTCTTTGACCAAGTTGAGCTGTCAGAACAAGAAAAAGCGATTGCGAAACCAATCTTAAAAGAAGTACACGATCGTTTAAGTTTCTTAGAAAATGTTGGACTAGATTATTTAACATTAAGCCGTTCGTCTGGAACCTTATCAGGTGGTGAAGCCCAACGGATCCGTTTAGCAACGCAAATTGGTTCAAACTTATCAGGTGTTCTTTACATCTTAGATGAGCCATCAATTGGGTTACACCAACGAGATAATGACCGTCTGATTGAATCCCTTAAAAAGATGCGTGACTTAGGAAATACCTTAATCGTCGTTGAACACGATGAAGATACGATGCGTGCAGCTGATTATTTAATCGATATTGGTCCGGGTGCCGGTGCTAAAGGTGGCGAAATTATTGCCGCTGGAACGCCAGAAGAAGTTGAGAAAAATCCGAATTCATTAACCGGACAATACTTGTCAGGTAAAAAAGAAATTGCTGTTCCTAAAACAAGACGTAAGGGAAATGGTAAGAAATTAAGGATTACTGGGGCTTCGGAAAATAACTTACAAAATGTATCGGTTGATTTCCCACTAGGTAAATTCGTAGCAGTTACTGGTGTATCAGGTTCAGGGAAGAGCACGTTAGTCAATCAAATCTTGAAAAAAGCTTTGGCGCAAAAATTAAACCGTAACTCGAATAAACCTGGGAAATTCAAGAAGATGACTGGTTATGAATCGATTGACAAGATGATTAGTATTGATCAAAGTCCAATTGGTCGGACACCAAGAAGTAATCCAGCGACTTACACAAGTGTCTTTGATGATATTCGTGACTTATTTGCTCAAACAACTGAAGCTAAAGTTCGTGGTTATAAAAAAGGGCGCTTTAGTTTTAACGTGAAGGGCGGCCGCTGTGAAGCCTGTCGTGGTGACGGGATTATTAAAATTGAAATGCATTTCTTGCCAGATGTTTACGTGCCATGTGAAGTCTGTCATGGGAAACGTTATAATTCAGAAACGTTAGAAGTTCATTACAAAGGTAAAAACATTGCAGACATTTTAGAAATGACTTGTGATGATGCTGTTGAGTTCTTCCAGCATATTCCAAAAATTAAACGTAAAATCCAAACGATTGTAGATGTTGGTTTAGGATATGTGACATTAGGACAGCCAGCAACAACTTTATCTGGTGGTGAAGCTCAACGAATGAAGTTAGCTAGCGAGTTGCATAAACGTTCAACTGGTAACAGTTTCTACATCTTAGATGAACCAACAACAGGACTTCACACAGATGATATTGCACGTCTGTTAGAAGTGTTGGATCGTTTAGTTGAAGGTGGTAATACAGTGCTAGTGATTGAACATAATTTAGATGTCATTAAAACGGCTGATCACTTAATTGACTTAGGTCCAGAAGGTGGTTCAGGCGGGGGAACTATTCTTGCCACTGGAACACCGGAACAACTTGCAAAAGTTGAAGAAAGTTATACAGGACACTATTTAAAAGAAGTTTTAAATAAGTAA